The following are encoded together in the Oceanobacillus zhaokaii genome:
- a CDS encoding ATP-binding protein, giving the protein MNNKPTLIKYSDTDSNTIAHYYDYAVAITKIKEVLAKNLGHDFKLFSSEEGIEEVFNTIEQILKKKELDVEVIASIYDTLGTFNISYTEGERFSVTPSLVNNIFYFPNYEVAIVRIPIFQSHSDYIQEFVFSRDQQLLLDFFNYILEKQRNYMLDGINVLTDTEDGLERSKEQITNQIQREDILLEEDVKTDIYRSIDEFFHKSGTFFKKYNIPYRRGILLYGSPGNGKTTLVKSIAGSVSAPVVYWQITEYTTSYSIKEVFSTVTKIAPMILIIEDIDSMPEHARSVFLNTLDGATTKEGIFLIGTTNYPEKIDPALINRAGRFDRAYEIKQPDDALRNEYLRKKGLTQFLDEVVLDHLTTQTEGLSIAQLNELYMSVALQWHYEQQIDVDKIVKDLQENQRRTMKQDWKTEEYAGRMGF; this is encoded by the coding sequence ATGAACAACAAACCGACATTAATTAAATATAGTGATACAGATAGCAATACAATTGCACATTATTATGATTATGCCGTGGCAATTACGAAGATTAAAGAAGTATTAGCGAAGAATCTCGGACATGATTTTAAGCTGTTCTCTTCTGAAGAAGGGATCGAGGAAGTTTTCAATACAATTGAACAAATTCTAAAGAAGAAAGAACTCGATGTGGAAGTGATTGCAAGTATTTATGATACGTTGGGTACTTTCAATATTAGCTACACAGAAGGTGAACGCTTTTCCGTTACACCTTCACTCGTAAATAATATTTTCTACTTTCCGAACTATGAGGTAGCAATCGTCCGAATTCCGATTTTTCAAAGCCACTCTGATTATATTCAGGAATTTGTGTTTTCGAGGGATCAGCAATTATTGCTTGACTTCTTTAATTATATTCTTGAGAAACAGCGCAATTATATGCTTGACGGTATCAATGTGCTGACAGATACAGAAGATGGGCTAGAGAGATCTAAGGAACAAATAACAAACCAAATCCAAAGAGAAGACATTTTACTGGAAGAAGATGTGAAAACAGATATTTACCGCTCCATCGACGAATTCTTTCATAAGAGTGGGACCTTCTTTAAAAAATATAATATTCCTTATAGACGAGGAATACTCTTATATGGAAGTCCTGGCAACGGAAAAACAACACTTGTAAAATCAATTGCTGGCAGTGTTTCAGCACCCGTTGTTTACTGGCAAATTACCGAATATACAACTAGCTACTCGATTAAAGAAGTATTCTCCACGGTTACAAAAATCGCACCAATGATTCTCATCATCGAAGATATTGACTCGATGCCTGAACATGCAAGATCCGTTTTCTTAAATACATTGGATGGTGCAACAACAAAAGAGGGAATCTTTCTAATCGGTACAACAAACTATCCTGAGAAGATTGACCCAGCACTAATTAATCGGGCCGGTCGCTTTGATCGTGCATACGAAATCAAGCAGCCTGATGATGCATTACGCAACGAATATTTACGTAAGAAAGGACTGACACAATTCCTTGATGAAGTGGTGTTGGATCATTTAACAACACAAACGGAGGGATTGTCGATTGCACAGCTGAATGAACTGTATATGTCCGTCGCACTTCAATGGCATTACGAACAGCAAATCGATGTAGATAAAATCGTCAAGGACCTGCAAGAAAATCAAAGACGAACAATGAAACAAGACTGGAAAACAGAGGAATATGCTGGAAGAATGGGATTCTAA
- a CDS encoding DUF3219 family protein, whose protein sequence is MMNVEVILNDVAIETTNFRQELLQRNGKARHKINFDFKVKSEQSHKITTLLYKNDFTVKVPTKGLKFEATIYNYSTSIIDLTVEGAVSDFKLELIEKV, encoded by the coding sequence ATGATGAATGTAGAAGTAATCCTCAATGACGTAGCAATTGAAACAACAAATTTTCGACAAGAGCTGTTGCAGAGGAACGGGAAAGCTCGTCACAAAATCAACTTTGACTTTAAAGTGAAAAGTGAACAATCGCATAAAATTACGACACTGCTCTACAAAAATGACTTCACTGTAAAGGTTCCAACCAAAGGATTGAAATTTGAAGCGACGATTTATAATTATTCCACTTCGATTATCGATCTAACAGTAGAAGGAGCAGTAAGTGACTTTAAATTGGAATTGATCGAAAAAGTTTAA
- the hisC gene encoding histidinol-phosphate transaminase — MVNQIKPRTALKNIEPYTPGKPIWELQQELNLDKVIKLASNENPFGPSPKGVEAISSELAELNRYPDADTVALKEAIAKSLSVKKEQIIVTNGADELITLISEAFLEKEDEIIVPSPSFSEYDFGAQIMGATIVPVPLEEGFQFNVQKIVDAITEQTKLLYLCSPNNPTGTYLSKTELDQLLQAVPNNVLVVFDGAYSHYATADDYTNGIEYVRAGKPILVLQTFSKIYGLAGIRVGFGIAPQSIIQSILKVKEPFNVNSLAQAAATAAIMDAEHVEKSREGNSAGREQLYQAFQNLNLDYIKTESNFILVKFGPNAEKIYHDLLAKGVILRYGKTWGLPEYVRVSIGTEEENLYFIESLTSILVNE, encoded by the coding sequence TTGGTAAATCAAATTAAACCTCGAACAGCACTAAAAAACATAGAGCCATACACACCTGGAAAACCGATTTGGGAATTACAACAGGAATTAAATCTTGATAAAGTAATTAAGCTAGCTTCAAATGAAAATCCATTCGGTCCATCTCCAAAAGGAGTAGAAGCAATTTCCTCTGAATTAGCGGAGCTTAACCGCTATCCAGATGCTGACACCGTTGCGCTAAAAGAGGCAATTGCTAAAAGCCTGAGTGTTAAGAAAGAACAAATTATCGTCACAAATGGAGCGGATGAATTAATCACATTAATTTCCGAAGCTTTCCTTGAGAAAGAAGATGAGATTATCGTTCCATCACCATCCTTTAGTGAATATGATTTTGGCGCACAAATCATGGGTGCAACGATTGTTCCTGTTCCGCTTGAGGAAGGATTTCAGTTTAATGTCCAGAAGATTGTAGATGCGATTACAGAGCAAACAAAGTTATTATACCTTTGTTCACCGAATAACCCGACAGGTACATATCTATCAAAAACAGAATTGGATCAGCTGCTTCAAGCTGTGCCTAATAATGTATTGGTTGTGTTTGACGGTGCATATAGTCATTATGCGACAGCCGATGACTATACAAATGGGATCGAATATGTCAGAGCTGGTAAACCAATTTTAGTCCTGCAAACTTTTTCAAAAATTTACGGACTTGCAGGAATCCGCGTTGGCTTCGGTATTGCACCTCAATCAATCATCCAGAGCATCTTGAAGGTGAAAGAACCATTTAATGTGAATAGTTTAGCACAAGCTGCAGCAACAGCTGCTATTATGGACGCGGAACACGTAGAAAAATCACGAGAAGGCAATTCTGCAGGTCGTGAGCAGCTTTATCAAGCTTTCCAAAATCTAAATTTAGATTATATAAAAACAGAAAGTAACTTTATCCTTGTTAAATTTGGACCGAATGCAGAGAAAATTTATCATGATCTACTTGCTAAAGGAGTAATCCTTCGCTATGGAAAAACATGGGGATTACCTGAATATGTTCGTGTTTCAATAGGTACAGAGGAAGAGAATTTATATTTTATCGAGTCTTTAACATCAATTTTAGTCAACGAATGA
- a CDS encoding aminotransferase class I/II-fold pyridoxal phosphate-dependent enzyme: MNNLAKQLNADISEENNEYYELLSNLGRSMYYPKGILSQSAEASKKATRYNATVGIATEGNGPMHFEHIQKNLDAYAPKDIYPYAPPAGKPALRQAWKEKLVKENPSLKGKNFGLPIVTNALTHGLSIAADLFVDEGDTLIMPDKFWGNYNLTFTIRRGGKIETFALFNEENKFNVIAFKECLMAQKDKGKAIVLLNFPNNPTGYTPHAPEVAGIVSALEAAAEAGINLVVLLDDAYYGLFYEDSVKESIFGQLIGLHRRILPVKIDGATKENYVWGLRVGFVTYGVENPAIAHALEQKTMGIIRATISSGSHLSQTVILESLQSSEFEAEKQVKHDILEKRANKVKAVLAKEEYNAYWSVYPFNSGYFMCLKLNGVDAEELRIHLLDKYGVGTIAVNPTDLRIAFSSVEEEDIEGLFDCIYQGMKDLTGE; encoded by the coding sequence GTGAACAATCTTGCTAAACAGTTAAATGCAGATATCAGTGAAGAAAATAATGAATACTATGAGTTACTTTCCAATCTTGGCCGAAGCATGTACTACCCAAAAGGAATATTGAGCCAAAGCGCTGAGGCTAGTAAGAAAGCGACGCGCTATAATGCAACCGTCGGGATTGCAACAGAAGGGAACGGACCAATGCATTTCGAACATATCCAGAAAAACTTGGATGCGTACGCACCAAAGGATATTTATCCGTATGCACCGCCTGCTGGAAAACCGGCACTTCGTCAGGCTTGGAAGGAAAAATTAGTGAAAGAAAATCCTTCACTAAAAGGAAAAAACTTTGGACTGCCGATTGTTACCAATGCACTTACACACGGACTAAGCATTGCGGCCGATTTATTTGTAGATGAAGGTGATACACTTATCATGCCAGATAAGTTTTGGGGGAATTATAATTTAACTTTCACGATTCGCCGCGGCGGTAAGATAGAAACGTTTGCGTTATTTAATGAAGAAAATAAATTTAATGTTATAGCCTTTAAAGAATGTTTAATGGCACAAAAGGATAAAGGAAAAGCAATCGTATTGCTTAACTTCCCGAATAATCCAACAGGGTATACACCACACGCTCCTGAAGTAGCTGGTATCGTATCAGCATTAGAAGCAGCAGCTGAGGCAGGAATAAATCTAGTTGTTCTTCTTGATGATGCCTACTATGGATTGTTCTATGAGGATTCAGTGAAAGAATCCATTTTTGGCCAGCTAATCGGATTGCACAGAAGAATATTACCGGTGAAAATCGACGGAGCAACAAAAGAAAACTATGTGTGGGGTTTACGTGTTGGCTTCGTTACTTATGGGGTTGAGAATCCAGCAATCGCACATGCATTGGAGCAAAAAACGATGGGGATTATTCGCGCAACAATCTCAAGCGGATCACACTTGTCACAAACGGTTATATTAGAATCACTGCAATCAAGTGAATTTGAAGCAGAAAAACAAGTGAAGCATGATATTTTGGAAAAGAGAGCGAATAAGGTAAAAGCTGTTTTAGCGAAAGAAGAATATAATGCCTACTGGTCTGTTTATCCATTTAACTCTGGATATTTCATGTGTTTGAAGCTAAATGGAGTAGATGCTGAGGAATTACGAATCCATTTGCTAGATAAATATGGAGTGGGGACAATCGCTGTTAATCCAACAGATCTGCGAATTGCCTTTTCAAGTGTAGAAGAAGAGGATATTGAAGGATT